From a single Tursiops truncatus isolate mTurTru1 chromosome 20, mTurTru1.mat.Y, whole genome shotgun sequence genomic region:
- the MCRIP1 gene encoding mapk-regulated corepressor-interacting protein 1 — protein MTSSPVSRVVYNGKRNSSPRSPPNSSEIFTPAHEENVRFIYEAWQGVERDLRSQMSGSERGLVEEYVEKVPNPSLKTFKPIDLSDLKRRNTQDAKKS, from the exons ATGACCAG TTCCCCTGTCTCCAGAGTCGTCTACAACGGCAAGaggaacagtagcccccgctctccccCCAACAGCAGTGAGATCTTCACCCCGGCCCACGAGGAGAATGTGCGCTTCATTTATGAAG CCTGGCAGGGCGTGGAGCGGGACCTGCGCAGCCAGATGTCGGGCAGCGAGCGGGGCCTGGTGGAGGAGTATGTGGAGAAGGTCCCTAACCCCAGCCTGAAGA CCTTCAAGCCCATCGACCTGAGCGACCTGAAACGCCGGAACACGCAGGACGCCAAGAAGTCCTAA